One Miscanthus floridulus cultivar M001 chromosome 11, ASM1932011v1, whole genome shotgun sequence DNA window includes the following coding sequences:
- the LOC136490592 gene encoding ultraviolet-B receptor UVR8-like, whose product MDSVMAAPDSPPQTVVLVSAGASHSVALLTGNVLCSWGRGEDGQLGHGDAEDRLVPTVLSGFDAPGITSVICGADHTTAYSEDELQVYSWGWGDFGRLGHGNSSDVFMPQPVKALQGLKIKQIACGDSHCLAVTMAGEVQSWGRNQNGQLGLGTTEDSLLPQKIQAFEGVCVKMIAAGAEHTAAVTEDGDLYGWGWGRYGNLGLGDRYDRLLPEKVSSVEGEKMVLVACGWRHTITVSDSGNLYTYGWSKYGQLGHGDFEDHLVPHKLEALKDSTISQISGGWRHTMALTSEGKLYGWGWNKFGQVGVGNNDDHCSPVQVHFPEDQKISQVACGWRHTLALSEKKNVFSWGRGTSGQLGNGEIVDRNTPVLIDALSPDGSGCKKLVSSTAAPFAAKVWVSPSERYAIVPDENVPKAGEGTARGNGADANVPENDVKRMRVQS is encoded by the exons ATGGACTCGGTCATGGCCGCCCCCGACTCGCCGCCGCAGACTGTCGTGCTCGTCTCCGCCGGCGCCAGCCACTCCGTCGCGCTCCTCA CGGGCAATGTCCTGTGCTCGTGGGGTAGGGGCGAGGACGGGCAGCTCGGCCACGGCGACGCGGAGGACCGGCTCGTGCCCACCGTGCTCAGCGGCTTCGACGCGCCCGGGATCACGTCGGTCATCTGCGGCGCCGACCACACCACCGCCTACTCCGAGGACGAGCTTCAGGTCTACAGCTGGGGCTGGGGAGACTTCGGGAGGCTGGGCCATGGCAACTCCAGCGACGTCTTCATGCCCCAGCCGGTCAAGGCGCTGCAGGGGCTCAAGATCAAGCAGATTGCCTGCGGGGACAGCCATTGTCTTGCCGTTACCATGGCCGGAGAAGTGCAGAG TTGGGGCCGTAACCAAAACGGACAGCTGGGTCTTGGAACCACCGAAGACTCGCTGCTTCCACAAAAGATTCAGGCTTTTGAG GGTGTTTGTGTGAAAATGATTGCTGCTGGCGCCGAACATACTGCTGCAGTAACTGAAGATGGTGACCTCTATGGATGGGGTTGGGGTCGATATGGAAACTTAGGTCTTGGTGACCGTTATGATCGTTTGCTTCCTGAAAAAGTATCTTCTGTGGAG GGTGAGAAGATGGTGCTTGTGGCATGTGGATGGCGCCATACAATTACTGTGTCTGACTCTGGTAATCTGTACACTTATGGTTGGAGCAAATATGGTCAACTGGGACATGGTGATTTTGAAGATCATTTAGTTCCACATAAactagaagctttgaaagatagCACTATATCCCAG ATTTCAGGAGGTTGGAGGCATACGATGGCACTTACATCAGAGGGAAAGCTTTACGGATGGGGATGGAACAAG TTTGGACAAGTTGGAGTCGGCAACAATGATGATCACTGCTCCCCAGTACAAGTTCATTTTCCAGAGGATCAG AAAATTTCCCAAGTTGCATGCGGATGGAGGCATACACTTGCCCTTTCCGAGAAGAAAAATGTTTTCTCCTGGGGAAGGGGTACTAGCGGACAGCTCGGCAATGGTGAAATAGTTGACAG GAATACACCTGTGCTGATTGATGCCTTAAGCCCTGACGGTTCTGGCTGCAAGAAGTTGGTGTCATCAACGGCAGCCCCATTCGCAG CCAAAGTTTGGGTATCGCCATCAGAAAGATATGCCATAGTTCCTGACGAAAAT GTCCCTAAAGCAGGCGAAGGCACAGCACGAGGCAACGGCGCTGACGCGAATGTACCAGAGAACGACGTAAAGAGAATGCGCGTGCAGTCGTAG
- the LOC136490593 gene encoding uncharacterized protein: MPRAFRAADRRDGGHRRHLPTGLLGSGAGDTGAAPITNQASPKGARASLTAAATSSISLATIHIINFTFPATSTRAAAMTTPDPPAVVAGPLPAAACRPLMFPRFAAAPSSPPPCRSPPAAVAPPVTRSRALTLTAMAAAAQQGPTGAGGDAAAAAAVAEMEDRMDLLWEDFNEELALAGGLQQARDLWSSGSSDAESSEPAAACGCAPVLRPSSRAAGAVRHCRRRAGTWVLLMRIFRRLFVIEKTTVSAAAAARRQHAAATTRES; encoded by the coding sequence ATGCCGCGTGCATTTCGTGCTGCCGACCGGAGGGACGGAGGACACAGGCGCCACCTACCTACTGGGCTACTGGGCAGCGGGGCAGGGGACACAGGCGCGGCACCAATCACAAATCAGGCTTCGCCCAAGGGAGCGCGCGCATCATTAACAGCGGCAGCGACGTCATCTATATCTCTGGCTACCATACACATAATAAACTTCACCTTCCCTGCCACTTCGACGAGAGCCGCAGCAATGACGACGCCCGATCCGCCGGCTGTCGTCGCAGGCCCACTCCCGGCGGCCGCGTGCCGCCCTCTCATGTTCCCGCGGTTCGCGGCAGCCCCATCGTCGCCACCACCCTGCAGATCCCCTCCCGCCGCCGTTGCGCCGCCGGTGACGAGGAGCCGAGCGCTCACACtgaccgccatggccgccgcagcGCAACAAGGGCCGACAGGCGCGGGAGGagacgctgcggcggcggcggcggttgcggAGATGGAGGACAGGATGGACCTGCTGTGGGAGGACTTCAACGAGGAGCTGGCGCTGGCCGGCGGGCTGCAGCAGGCGCGCGACCTGTGGTCGTCTGGCTCGTCGGACGCGGAGTCGTCGGAGCCCGCGGCGGCCTGCGGGTGCGCGCCGGTGCTGCGCCCCTCGTCCAGGGCCGCCGGCGCGGTCCGGcactgccgccgccgcgccgggACGTGGGTGCTGCTCATGCGGATCTTCAGGAGGCTCTTCGTCATCGAGAAGACCACCGTCTCCGCGGCCGCAGCCGCCAGGCGGCagcacgccgctgccaccacgagGGAGAGCTGA
- the LOC136490594 gene encoding uncharacterized protein: MTLAIPTATLCRLQRPPFVFGAACVADTTPRRNQVARPPLLPARRATTMDPEAVRKSLEPTATAEKITGSTPARLHFYDPFVLSGVSIEAAEHGRLLCSFVVTPRLASPVGYLRSGVTATLADQLGSAVFFCSGLPSSGVSIEISVSFVDTAAVGEEIEVEGKLLRAGKSVGVVSVDFRKKKTGKLMAQARHTKYLVASSKL; this comes from the exons atGACCCTAGCAATCCCCACCGCCACGCTCTGCAGGCTGCAGCGGCCTCCTTTCGTCTTCGGAGCTGCGTGCGTTGCCGACACGACACCTCGTCGGAATCAGGTGGCGCGGCCTCCCCTCCTCCCCGCCCGGCGCGCCACCACCATGGACCCGGAAGCGGTGCGGAAAAGCCTGGAGCCCACCGCAACCGCCGAGAAAATCACCGGCTCCACTCCTGCGCGGCTCCACTTCtacgaccccttcgtcctcagCGGCGTCAGCATCGAAGCCGCCGAGCACGGCCGCCTCCTCTGCTCCTTCGTCGTGACACCTCGCCTTGCG AGTCCTGTGGGGTACCTCCGCAGCGGTGTCACAGCGACGCTCGCCGACCAGCTGGGATCGGCCGTGTTCTTCTGCAGCGGGCTCCCCAGCAGCGGGGTCTCCATCGAGATCAGCGTCTCCTTTGTCGACACGGCTGCAGTCGGG GAGGAAATAGAGGTTGAGGGGAAGTTGTTGCGTGCTGGAAAGTCAGTTGGTGTCGTCTCTGTCGATTTCAGGAAGAAAAAGACAGGAAAATTGATGGCACAGGCCCGTCATACCAAGTATCTTGTGGCATCAAGCAAATTGTGA